One window of the Sciurus carolinensis chromosome 8, mSciCar1.2, whole genome shotgun sequence genome contains the following:
- the LOC124991017 gene encoding GTPase KRas-like, translating into MTEYKLVVVGAGGVGKSALTIQLIQNHFVDEYDPTIEDSYRKQVIIDGETCLLDILDTAGQEEYSAMRDQYMRTGEGFLCVFAINNTKSFEDIHHYREQIKRVKDSEDVPMVLVGNKCDLPSRTVDTKQAQDLAKSYGIPFIETSAKTRQGVDDAFYTLVREIRKHKEKMNKDGKKKKKKSKTKCIIM; encoded by the coding sequence ATGACTGAATATAAACTTGTGGTAGTTGGAGCTGGTGGCGTCGGCAAGAGCGCCTTGACGATACAGCTAATTCAGAATCACTTTGTGGATGAATATGATCCTACGATAGAGGATTCCTACAGGAAACAAGTCATAATTGATGGAGAAACCTGCCTCCTGGACATTCTCGACACAGCGGGTCAAGAGGAGTACAGCGCCATGAGGGACCAGTACATGAGGACTGGAGAGGGCTTTCTTTGTGTATTCGCCATAAATAATACTAAATCATTTGAAGATATTCACCATTATAGAGAGCAAATTAAGAGAGTTAAAGACTCTGAAGACGTACCTATGGTCCTCGTAGGAAATAAATGTGATTTGCCTTCTAGAACAGTAGACACAAAGCAGGCTCAGGACTTAGCAAAAAGCTATGGGATCCCTTTTATTGAAACATCAGCCAAGACAAGACAGGGCGTTGATGATGCCTTCTATACATTAGTGCGAGAAATtcgaaaacataaagaaaaaatgaacaaagacgggaaaaagaagaaaaaaaagtcaaagacgAAGTGTATAATTATGTAA